The Parus major isolate Abel chromosome 24, Parus_major1.1, whole genome shotgun sequence sequence GGAATTACTGCCAGTGGAGACAGGGTGGCTCACCCAATGGCCTCTTTCTGTGCAGTTCTGTCagttttccttaaaagaaaacattacaaaaaGCATTCCCtcaccaaaaaccccaacccctCTACCTGGGAATTCCTCACAAGGAGATTGTGGTAACCTGGATCacagtgctgcttttttctttttttttttcattcttccttttctcttacTGCCAGACTTTGTTCCATAACATGTGAGAACTCTTCTAAACAAAATGCTTAAAACACCAGCATTGCACAATAAAATAGAACCAGAAGGTAGTTACTGAAACAGCCCCAGACAAGGCTCCAAGGTTAAAAGAAGCAAACAGCTACAGAGTAGTCAGCAACTAGAAGCAGGTTTTCCCTAGGATTTAAAAGTCCAAAAATAGCCATGAAACTTTTTgttcaaaaaaccccacctaGCAGCCATGTGCTAACTGCAGGACTTCCAGGtttttcataaaacattaaAGATTCAAAACAGGTAGAGAAGTTATTCAACCACACGGAACAGGAATGGCCTTGGAATTTATCAGTGAACATTTAAAAACTGCTAAATCTCCAGTATTGCTTGCAAGCCCTACCTAATGGAATGGGTGTGCTTTATTTGTACAGGGGGGGTGAGTTCTGGGGAGTCTGAGAGGCAGCATGAGGGACTGCCAGGTTGTTTTCACAATATCAGTTTTTCAACAGCTTGGACAACGTTTTTGGTGTATTTTAGAGGGCACTGGCCTTCTGTCCCTACTCACTGAGTACTGGGGGAGCTGTACCTGGGCACATCACAGCTCCCTGTGTGCCACAACAGGGatctctgcccagcctggaacTCAGGGGCTGCAGAGAATCTGGAGACCTCCAGCTAAAGCTCAGCAGGAACACTCCCTGATGGaactgctgcagcacctggccCAGGGCAGCTAAAACATTGCTGCATCATACACAGCTGGCAAGGTAGGCCCTGATTTACACAATGCTctagactttttaaaaatctatttttctagtattttttgCAGTGAGATGACAGAGTGTTGCCAGCCACAGGATGAAATGAGCTCATCTGGGCCAGATATCCTtgcagcaaagaggaaaagacTGGCATGGAACGGGTGTGCTGTTCCCAGCTTTGGGGGCAGGGTGCGGTgtagttttgtattttatttcttttggtgTGAGAAATGCAAACCTGCCCTACATGGCTCCCACAGCTGGCCTCTGCTTACAACAGAGAAATGTGAAGGAAATGGACTGCTTGTAGGCAGAAGCGGATTGTTAATTAGCAAGAAATGTAACGAGCGTGTCATGTTCTGAGCTGGCTTCAGAGCCTATTCCACGGGCTTGAAGTCAAAACAGGCccccacccagcccagagcagctgcagtgggtgCACTACACCCACAGGACAGGCAGGGCCTCAGCAAGGAGAGGATCCCTGGGGagccctcccccagccccactctcTGTGTAACTCCGAGGGGCTGAACTCCGAGGTTCCTCCACGGCCCTTTCCTGGGAACCAGCCTGGAGTGGGCAGCTTGCAGCAGCACAACCCACTGTGCACAGCCCATCACACATGGGACCATGgctgtggagaggagcagcagcgtCACATCTGGGAAGGGAAaactccttccctccctgccccaacAGCATCTGTGTCAGCCCTACCCCGCCTCTGGCAAAACCTGTGCGCCAACAGCCTGCCCTGTCCTCCCAGGTGGCTCAAAACTACATGAAAATCTATAGCTCTACTACATAAAAACAGTGAgtgggggctgggggagggctgggggggaTTTTCTTTGCTCACTGGGGCAGGGTTGGGGAGGTTTTTTccatcactgaaaaaataaaacagtccACTGTCCAGCAGAGGCTGCTTAGACTCTATCCCTCATCCCCCCCAGCTCACTCGACATGCACCTCTGTCTCAGGcctctgcaaacacagctctgtggggAGGAAGGCTCCCTGCCCCAGTGCCGTGGCGTAAGTTCTGCTGTGCACGTGGGGGAAGCCGGGGGGCATGAAGCCCCCTGCCCCAGCATAGCCCCCTCTTTGGTGCTGAGGCAGGGTGTGGTAATCCTCCAGATTATCGTACTGGGACACCACAGTCATCGTGCTTTGGCGCTTGCCCAGGGTTTGGTAGGGGTACAGCAGGGCAGAGTCCCTCTCCATGGGCTCGGGGTGCTCCCGCATCCGGAGGCTGTGGCTCCGCTCGGGCTTGGGTGGTGGTGCCACAGGAGGGGCAGCGTGTTCCTCCTCCTTGTAGCAGTCTCTGGAGTGCTTCTCCATGGACGCTCTGCCTCGGGGCCTCTCCAGGTCTGGCCTGTCCTCTGCCAGCCTCCCCTCCTTGTGGTTCAGCCTCAGCGTCTCCTGGCTGGCTGGGATGTACTTGCTGCCCGAGTGCTGGTAGCCCATGGGCTCAGAGGGCTCCGGGCCACCTTTGGGCCTGTACTCAGGATAGGGGGGCCCATTTTTGGGTTCGGAAGGCTGCCTGTGGTTCGCTTCCTGCTGCAAATGCGTCCTGTGCTCGCTGCTACCGCCACCTGGCTCGTGCATCTTCCTGTTCCGgatgctgctctgcttctgggGCAGGGACGGCTTCTCCGGCTGCCCGTTCCCATAGCCCCCGCCGTGGTAGTGGGCTCTGTCCAGCTCAGGCTCCGTGTGCTGCCCGTAGTAACGCTCATCCCCTTCGGGTGTGGCTGCCTTGGCTGGGTAcctgccctccttcccttctgccaCCGTGAGCAGGCCGCTCTTGCCAGGATCGGATTTGCTGCGCAGGTGGATGGCGTCAAGACCCCCCAGCTCGTCCTGCAGCAGCGGGGCCACGTTGTCATACTGGGACATGAGGGGCCCTTTGACCTTCTGGCGCGTGCGGCTCTCGCGGCGGATGGACTGCATGCGGTACTTCTCCATGTCCTCCAGGTCCCAGGACATGTACATGTGCTTGATGTCCGGAGCGGGGGGCACGTCCCTGCTCACGAAGCTGTGCTCTTTGCCCAGGTGATTGATGAGCCCTGCCCGGGGGtaggcagccaggctggggtaGCGGTACAGCCCCTTGCCCTGCAGCCGGGACGTGTAGGGGCCGAACTCGCGGCTGGGCAGGCCGTGAAAGGGCCGGACCCGCACGGTGCTGTAGGGATCCAGGTCATAGAAGCTCCCGTCGGCCGCGGCGTAGTAGGGGGAGCCGGAGGAGCTGGAGTAGGGACTGTAGCGATAATGGACCCGCCCGTTCTCAAAGTAAGGCTGGAGCTGCGTGACGTGGTAGTCAGAGTGGGGCTGATACGGCTTGTACTGGTAGAGGGGGCGCGGGCAGTACATGGGCTCGTCGTCCGGGGGCACCTCTGTGCGGGAGATGGGCACGGAGCGGATGGCGGCGGCAGGGCTGGGCACGTGCAGCGACTGCACCCTGCGGATGGTGGGGTACGGGGGGGCCTCCTCGGCGTAGCCAGGGCCCCGCAGCCCCGTGGGGCTCACAGAGGACACGAAGTCAGTGCGGCCGCGGGGCTTGGGGTGCAGCCCCGCAGCAGAGCCCTTGCCCTGCGTGCCGTAGGAGCCGTAGCGTGCGCCTGCGGTCACGGGTGGCTCCGGGCGGGGCGGGTAGGGCTGGTGCTGCTCGGCCTTGCTGTGGTagccgtgggcagggacactctCAGGCCGGTACTGGTGCTTGGCGTGCGGGTAGCTGTCAGGCCCCAGGGGCTCGGGAAGGCTCTCCGGCTTGGGGTGCGGCACGTACACCGGCTGCAGGGACGAGTGCTtgggaggaggcggcggcggcggcggcagcagcgccTCCTCCACGGAAGAGGCCAGCATAGAGGAGGCCAGGAAGGAGTGGTAGTTGGAGTTGTTGATGGTGTCTGTGTTGTTAGAGTGCATGGCTGCCGCGATCTTGCTCTCCAGCGTCCTCACGGGTGGCACGGGCGGGGTGAAGCTGtaggaggagggagcagggactGACTCGGAGCGCAGGTGCAGCGGGGGGGCCCTCATGCTCTCCCGAGGCTTTTCCAAGTGGCTCTGGTGGCCTGTGGGCATGGAAGAGGGGCCACGGGCACTGGAACTGCTCTCAGAGACAAAGCCAGGCGTGGACTCTGGAGGCTTTTCAGGTGCAGCAGTGCTCCACATCTGCAGGGAAGAAAGCAGACAGTTAGGGACAAGCAGCTCTGTAGTTAGAACATCCCAGACACTTGTATCAATCAGCTTCATTCCAGCATGTCTGTgcctggtttttgtttgcttgggaaGGACAGACATGTAGATTCCCTCTCATGGGCAGGGCATGATGCCACTGACAGATTTTGGGACCCACCACAATGCTCTGCAAATGCCAAAcgagaggaaagggaggaggtgTCTGTCTCTTCACACGGTGCCCTCATTGTTTCATTAGgtgttctgcttttaaatgtCTGATGTTAATGAAAATGTTGCTGGATTTAACCTCCTCAGGCCCTAGTGAGAAGATCTGgaagggcagaggagcagaaattCCTGTCTTAAATGTGGCTGTGGGGCTTAGGATGGGCTAGGGGCTTTGGATGTCTGACAGAACACTTCCATGTTTCAATCTGGCACAAGAAATCTGACCTGCTTTGTTTAACAGAATCAttgaggttggaagagacctctgagACCACTGAGTCCAACCTGAGACTGATTCTTCCCCTCGTCACCagccagagcactgagtgccatgtccagttgctccttggacacctccagggatgggaactccaccagctccctgggcagcccttcCAGCACTAATCACCCCTTCTAATCACCTTtcattctgtgaagaaattcttcctgttgtccaacctaaacctcctctggtgcagGTTAAGACTGTGTCTTCTCATCCTGTCGCTGACTGGACAAGAGCCTAACCAGGATGCTGGAAAAGGTCCTTGTCAGAGGATgcaaaaattcttctttctgaGCGTTCTGAACTATTGATCCCTTTGTCAGCTTCCCCTGCAGATACTTGTTTCCTTAAAACCAATGGGAGTGGGTATTCTGATATGTTCACTTAAGAAAGCAGCACAAGATTTCCTGCAAGGCTGTGTCTGTTCCACCCACATCACTCCTGGTGTCCTGTAAATGCCCCCCCCTTGCCATTTGGATCTGGACCGACGTTCCCAGTGCTCAGCATTTCcgaggagctgtgcagggagcagcacgTACCTGCCCAGAGCCGCTGGGTGCTTTGGCCGCTGGCACCTGTCCCACGGCTGCCTGGTGCTCCTGTCTCTGTGCCGGGGCCGTGCCGGTGCGCGGGACGGTGCCATCTGCCTGGGGAGCGGCCCCGGGCGGGGCGCGGGGCTCGGCGGCCGTGCTGGGGAGGGTGCTCAGGTACGGCACCGCGGCCGGAGCACCCCTGTCCCCGGCTGGACCCACGGAGGGAGACTGCAGCTTGTCCTCGGCCGTGCAGGGAGCGTGCAGCTTGTCCCCAGCCGGGCCCAGGcgcagctggggctgttccGCAGCCGCCTCCGTGccgggcagctcctgctccggCAGCGGCCCTGGGCCGTGGAGGGCCGCGTGCTCCCAGTCCCCCGCGAGGGCCGCCAAGGGCTCCTTGTCCCCCACTCTGCCGGGGTGGAAGctgcactgctcctgctccacatccctgctgccaggcgTGTCCCCGGGCACGGCCGTGTGGACAGGCGGGGCCTCCTGGCCTCCAGGTGCGCCGGGCGGGTGGTTCTGCTCCCCGGCTTGGCAGTCCTGCTCTAAAGGCGCCCCGGGCTGGAAGTGCAGGCGGTTCTCGGGCAGAGCAGTGAACAGGTGGAGCTTGTCGGGAGCACCCGCAGAGAGATGGAGTTTTTCTAAAGCTGTGCCAGCTTCAGCCTCTCCATAATTTGTGCTTTCAGCATGAGCATCTCCTGGCCTTTTGTGGGACTGGGCGGATGCTTGCTGTGCGGACTCGGCTAACGCTAGGGCCAGCATGCGCGCTGCGTTTTtcggaggaggaggagggataAGAGACACAGAACTGACAGGAACAGGATCCTGGGGGGAGTCGAGGGCAACTGCTCCTAATGGGGGGAAAATTGAGAGAGAGAGTGATTTTATGTTACCCAATATGGAGAGTGACCTTAACGActattataaaaaaatagatgcTCTCCACACTTTCACAGTGGCAGTTCCTTCTGATGTGAAACACTTGTGTCTCACAGGCAAACGCTGCTCGACAGCACAAAGTTCatcacaaagaggaaaaaacccaagagatTGTCTAAAGGCTCCTCTTGCATTTCTAGAGAGGTAGGAAGGAGGTAGCAGAGATTGAGATACCCTTACACAATTTTGACCATAAGGTTTTAGGCGGAAAGGTCCCTTCTTCGAGTGTTGGCagatttttaatctaaaaaagGAAAGTCTTAGATGATCTATTGGCTGAAATGATTGAGAAGGACATGCTAGAGATTTTCACGCATGACaggatggggggaaaaaaaagcagaatttaaagcATTATGGAAATTATCCGAGATTTGTGTGATGttggggagaaggaggagccTAAGACTTTACTGatctgcacagccctgcaagACACTCGTGACCAGAACTGATGGGCAATCCCCTCTCCTAAAGGCACGCAGAGCAGGACAGTTCTGAGAGCAGCTCCCCTTTGGAACTTAAAGAAAGAATGGAGGAAAATGCACTGTACCTGGCTGGGTGTGTCCACTGGGTACAGCCTTAGTCTGACTGCTTGGCATGGCTCTCTCCCCTTCTTCTGGAAACTCTGCTTTGCAAGCAGCCACtagctggggatgctgcagctcttGGTGGGCTCCTTCCCCTGTTCctgtttcactgtttttcagGGGCAAGGACATCTGAGTTGGGGACCTGTTTGTGATCTCAGTGATGCCAATCTCTTTGCtccagctggaagcagaggagtTCCTGGATATGGTGGGCACTCCTCCCATGGCCTCTGGCACACGGCTGGGCAGCACAAAGGAGGTGGGTTCTGTGCTCAGTGGTGGAGATTTGATGGGTTTTCGGGCTGTCTTGGGCGAGAAGCTGGGGGGTTTGCAGGGCTGCTCTTCTGTGGGGCTCAGGTCCAGTGTAAAGAAGGGACTCATCTTCTCCTGGAAAGGGGACACTGGCTCAGAGCTcgtggcactgcctggggtcTGGGACTGGCTGCCTGATTCTAAATCCTTCTTGAGCAGGCTCGGCTTCTCCTTATTAGTATCGATGGACTCCAtcagggaggtgctgctgtcCAGGCACTCGGACTCTGCCTGGGGGGGGCTGCACTGGAAGGACATGGGGTCGAAGTCCAGGCTGGCGACACCGATGTCGGGCGGGCTGAGGTCCACATCCTCCGAGGAGCGGGGAGAGATGAGGGCAGGGACGTGGATGAGCCCCTCGTCCCCGTCACTGTCATCATGGGGGAGGTTGTCATAGGAGTTGCAGCGGTTCATGTTCCCCAGGAGATCCCCATTGAAGGAGGCAGACAGGGCATCGCTGCTGGACCTGGGCCTTCTGGGCCGAAACAGTTTGGATTCACCTGGAAGCAAGGAGACACTGTGGGTTAGTGACAAAACCTCCTGTCCAGGACGCCAGACCCAGCGGGGGCAGTCAGAGCAGTCCTAAGGCAGCCAGAGACTCTCCTGGTGATCTCTGCACACAAAGTAACATGGTTGGCAGTGACTGCTCATTCCGTTTGCTTAAACTCTTGTACACCACTTGCCAGGCATGGTTTAGTCTGAAACTAAGCTGTGTGCACAAGCAGAGAAGCTTTAAACGTGGTGAAGGCCCTTCTCAGCAAGCACTTTCCTTCACAATGCTGTCCTGTCAACCTCAAAATAGCAAGGGGAGGAGCCAAGGAACAAACATGTAACACCAGCTACACCAGAGCAagaggtttgctttttttaaccttaaaagcaggaaaagccatgaaaagcatttctgtgagacccatctgtgctgggagcagaaagCTGCTTCATCATTTAGTAAGTTCAGCTTCCCCTGGAGGGGTGGAAAATCTGCCCTGTTGAATATCTAGAGCCAGAGATATGAAAATGCCTCCCTTAATGCCCATTCCTTGCAAGTGCAGGTAGGATTTTGCCTTACCATCCACAGCATGCAGGGAGGTGAGGGACTCTTCACTCTTGGCCGAGCGGAGCGTCCCGCTGTCTCCTCGTCCTCCTGAGGGAAGGAACCACAAAGGGAAAGGATCAGTTAGGAAAAGGGTTTACATTTAGCTGGATTATCGtggcaggaaaaacacaaatacatttcttgtACCAACATCACTGTTctgagaataattttgtttcGAAGGTGGGTTTCTGATTCTCATTTTACCTGGAAATGGTGACCGACCCAAGTGGTCACTGCTGCAGGTGACAGGCTGGGAAGCAACTCCCCACAGGCAAAACATCtcaaaaagggggaaagaaggaaCATTTAGACACCCTGTTTTATGGGCACTAAACAAGtataatttcagtttctgagAAGACAGTCCTGAAGGGCACAATAGAGAGTGTGAGGACTGTGAGGGTAAGAATTTAAGGACAGACCTGGGAGATGAGGGGACAAAAGTTCTCCTGGGCCCATTTTGGGATTTGTGGTGTGTTTTACTACAAAAACACTGTTGCTATTTTTAAGTttggaaagagacagaaaattttatAAAGGCTGAGAATCCCACCTACATATCCTGGCTGTGGCTACAAAGGGTTGGCTGCCTACTCTGGTGGAGCTTTTGGAATGTGAAGGTGCCTTTCCCTCATTTCATCTTCCGAGAGCAGCAAGGGGAACCAGAACTATTCTCATTTCATAACGAGAGTGTCAGAAGGAATTATCCTGTGACTCATTATTGCAACAGCCACATCTTGTCTTTCCAAAGCTGTTCCAAGCAAAGCACAGAGATGTGAACCCCTGCAGGCTCCAGAGCTGTCCGAGATCCACTGGGAAAGAACAGCTACTGGAGGTGTCATGCATGGCTTGAACGCTAGAAGGAGATAAAAGCCCACTGGAAACATCACTCTGCAATGCTGAAAACCCCAGGTTTTGGAAGGGGCCCTCACCTGCCAGGGCTATGGCTTTCATTTCCGAGGGCTCGCTGGGGTTGCGCTGCAGTTTGCGCTTGGACACAGAGGAGGATTTTCCCAGGTTGAAGAAGGAACGCCAGCTCCCCACTGGAGACTTCTTCATCTTGCTTGGAGGCCTTTTCCTGGGGAGAGAACACATGGATAGAGGTGGGGCTGCAGCTCAATCCTGGCTGCTTGTTAATCAGCACTCCCTGCTTTCTGCTCAGAAACTCCTGGTTTCTGCGTGGGAAACTCCCTCTTTCCCACAGCTGaggattttttcattcttccagcTCAACCCTGAAGTGTTCCTGTGTAAATTCCCCCAGCCtctgcaaagcagctgcagtgcaggtgAGGAAAGATTCTTCCTAGCCCAGTCCAGCAGCCAAGGGGATGGATTTCATGCAAGAAGCCCCAGCTCTCTGGGAAGCTCAGCAGCCATAAAGATATTCAGAAGCATCTCTCACTCCTGCTATAAAACCACCTTAAGGTCTTCCACTGCcatatttaatttctggtgTCCTCAAGCCTGTCCAACTGCTCCACTTCAAGGGAACCTCGATTTGTGACAGGCACGTAGTCCTGGAAAACCCCAACACAGACAACATGGATTTATACATTAAATGATATCCCTGCTGAAAACAAGACGGAGTGAAGCACAAATTATTTGGCTAAACTTAGACCACTGATGTGAGCCAAATCCTCCCAGAATCCAAGGCAGGTGGAAAACTGGCTACAATACTTTACATACAGAACAAGTCTCAAGTCAATATAAGCAAATTCTTGCTATATTCAAAACAACAGTTATGACACATGCTGGAAAGGAAACTTGTCCCTACCTTTCAGAAGGGAAGTCAATGACTGTGTGGAATTTCCCCTGCAAAGCTGCTGGGCCTTCTCCCACTTCGATGTACTTGCTGTCTGCCACAATGGGAGAGTTGATCTGGGCCTGTGTCCGTGCCTGAGCCTCCTCCAGTGTGAGCAGCTTCGTGGAGGGGGAGGACACCAGCAGGGACTTGGGCCGGGATAAAGAGCTGTGCCCTGCAAGGGAAAACCACAGTCAACAGGACAGTCAGCAAATGGCAGTGCAGAGAtcaaagctcagctctgcatgTCTAGGGAggtgctgtgtttttctgaacCTTTCTTATTCCAGCCATTGAAAGATGTGGACAAAATGTGGTCACAATGTCACATGCAGATACATTGATGACTAAAAGAATAATGGCTtactctattaaaaaaaaaagcagagggaagcaggTAGGATGGGAACCTTTGTGACATACTTTCCTTCATCTGTATGCAACAGCctgtaaagaaaatgtttttcctttgtataAAGCCTTATTGATTTCACCTCTTggtgcagcttttttttttttttcccctaaagcCATATGTGAGTGAAGCTGCTACAAGCCAAAGTGCACCTGGACACAGCAAACAGAATCTGCTACGTGTCCTGCCCATGGCCTTTACAGCTTGTGCCTGGTTTTGGAGATGAATCTGTAAAATCTGAAAGTAGCTGCTTCTGactcctgctgctgacagcttcAGTGGAGAGATGACAGGGAGCCCGTTGTaggagcagctctcctgtgtCTGCTTTGCCTCTTGTACTGGTGTTTCTAGGGCTATTCCCAGGTGGGTTCAGGGCTGTTGGGGAGAACATCCTGCTTGGTCCAGTTCCACGGCTGTCCCTggaacagcacagctctgtgtgaagGATGCATAGTCTGGGGGGGTGTGGGAACTGTAAATGCTGTCCTGGGTTAAGTTTGGGTTCAAACAGGTTTGGTAGCACCACTTGCCCCTCTCACAGGCCGGGGGGAGCTGTGCTCACCCCCAGAGGCTCCCAGGAAGCCATTCTGGAATGCAGAATTCCTGCATTAGCCAACCCAGCAGCCTGACCCTCCACCCTGCCAGGTCTGTGTCAAAGCCACTGCATGCAAATGATCAAGTCATTAAACAATTAGCTGAATTTACATGGGCCATTCTAAGCCTGGATAATCATCTGGCTGGGATTCTGAGCATGCTTATCCTCCCTCCCCTGGCAGAGTCagcctgctggggctggcactgctcagccaAGCTAACCTCTG is a genomic window containing:
- the ARHGAP32 gene encoding rho GTPase-activating protein 32 isoform X3; its protein translation is MKVKNVKKYIPPGLMGCDAFHRLSFTKGHFPKMAECAHFHYENVDFGNIQLSLPEEQNEVTRNGCESKELVYLVQISCQGRSWIVKRSYEDFRVLDKHLHLCIYDRRFSQLAELPRSDALKDSPELVTQMLMAYLARLSNIAGNKINCGPALTWMEIDNKGNHLLVHEESSINVPAIAAAHVIKRYIAQAADELSFEVGDIVSVIDMPPKELTSWWRGKHGFQVGFFPSECVELINDKVPQSVTNSVPKPVSKKHGKLITFLRTFMKSRPTKQKLKQRGILKERVFGCDLGEHLLNSGHDVPQVLKSCTEFIEKHGIVDGIYRLSGIASNIQKLRHEFDSEQIPDLTKDIYIQDIHCVGSLCKLYFRELPNPLLTYQLYEKFSDAVSAATDEERLVKIHDVIQQLPPPHYRTLEFLMRHLARLADYCSITNMHTKNLAIVWAPNLLRSKQIESACFSGTAAFMEVRIQSVVVEFILNHVDVLFSSKLSSVIRDGAGHSSLSRPKSLLVSSPSTKLLTLEEAQARTQAQINSPIVADSKYIEVGEGPAALQGKFHTVIDFPSERKRPPSKMKKSPVGSWRSFFNLGKSSSVSKRKLQRNPSEPSEMKAIALAGGRGDSGTLRSAKSEESLTSLHAVDGESKLFRPRRPRSSSDALSASFNGDLLGNMNRCNSYDNLPHDDSDGDEGLIHVPALISPRSSEDVDLSPPDIGVASLDFDPMSFQCSPPQAESECLDSSTSLMESIDTNKEKPSLLKKDLESGSQSQTPGSATSSEPVSPFQEKMSPFFTLDLSPTEEQPCKPPSFSPKTARKPIKSPPLSTEPTSFVLPSRVPEAMGGVPTISRNSSASSWSKEIGITEITNRSPTQMSLPLKNSETGTGEGAHQELQHPQLVAACKAEFPEEGERAMPSSQTKAVPSGHTQPGAVALDSPQDPVPVSSVSLIPPPPPKNAARMLALALAESAQQASAQSHKRPGDAHAESTNYGEAEAGTALEKLHLSAGAPDKLHLFTALPENRLHFQPGAPLEQDCQAGEQNHPPGAPGGQEAPPVHTAVPGDTPGSRDVEQEQCSFHPGRVGDKEPLAALAGDWEHAALHGPGPLPEQELPGTEAAAEQPQLRLGPAGDKLHAPCTAEDKLQSPSVGPAGDRGAPAAVPYLSTLPSTAAEPRAPPGAAPQADGTVPRTGTAPAQRQEHQAAVGQVPAAKAPSGSGQMWSTAAPEKPPESTPGFVSESSSSARGPSSMPTGHQSHLEKPRESMRAPPLHLRSESVPAPSSYSFTPPVPPVRTLESKIAAAMHSNNTDTINNSNYHSFLASSMLASSVEEALLPPPPPPPPKHSSLQPVYVPHPKPESLPEPLGPDSYPHAKHQYRPESVPAHGYHSKAEQHQPYPPRPEPPVTAGARYGSYGTQGKGSAAGLHPKPRGRTDFVSSVSPTGLRGPGYAEEAPPYPTIRRVQSLHVPSPAAAIRSVPISRTEVPPDDEPMYCPRPLYQYKPYQPHSDYHVTQLQPYFENGRVHYRYSPYSSSSGSPYYAAADGSFYDLDPYSTVRVRPFHGLPSREFGPYTSRLQGKGLYRYPSLAAYPRAGLINHLGKEHSFVSRDVPPAPDIKHMYMSWDLEDMEKYRMQSIRRESRTRQKVKGPLMSQYDNVAPLLQDELGGLDAIHLRSKSDPGKSGLLTVAEGKEGRYPAKAATPEGDERYYGQHTEPELDRAHYHGGGYGNGQPEKPSLPQKQSSIRNRKMHEPGGGSSEHRTHLQQEANHRQPSEPKNGPPYPEYRPKGGPEPSEPMGYQHSGSKYIPASQETLRLNHKEGRLAEDRPDLERPRGRASMEKHSRDCYKEEEHAAPPVAPPPKPERSHSLRMREHPEPMERDSALLYPYQTLGKRQSTMTVVSQYDNLEDYHTLPQHQRGGYAGAGGFMPPGFPHVHSRTYATALGQGAFLPTELCLQRPETEVHVE
- the ARHGAP32 gene encoding rho GTPase-activating protein 32 isoform X4, encoding MKSRPTKQKLKQRGILKERVFGCDLGEHLLNSGHDVPQVLKSCTEFIEKHGIVDGIYRLSGIASNIQKLRHEFDSEQIPDLTKDIYIQDIHCVGSLCKLYFRELPNPLLTYQLYEKFSDAVSAATDEERLVKIHDVIQQLPPPHYRTLEFLMRHLARLADYCSITNMHTKNLAIVWAPNLLRSKQIESACFSGTAAFMEVRIQSVVVEFILNHVDVLFSSKLSSVIRDGAGHSSLSRPKSLLVSSPSTKLLTLEEAQARTQAQINSPIVADSKYIEVGEGPAALQGKFHTVIDFPSERKRPPSKMKKSPVGSWRSFFNLGKSSSVSKRKLQRNPSEPSEMKAIALAGGRGDSGTLRSAKSEESLTSLHAVDGESKLFRPRRPRSSSDALSASFNGDLLGNMNRCNSYDNLPHDDSDGDEGLIHVPALISPRSSEDVDLSPPDIGVASLDFDPMSFQCSPPQAESECLDSSTSLMESIDTNKEKPSLLKKDLESGSQSQTPGSATSSEPVSPFQEKMSPFFTLDLSPTEEQPCKPPSFSPKTARKPIKSPPLSTEPTSFVLPSRVPEAMGGVPTISRNSSASSWSKEIGITEITNRSPTQMSLPLKNSETGTGEGAHQELQHPQLVAACKAEFPEEGERAMPSSQTKAVPSGHTQPGAVALDSPQDPVPVSSVSLIPPPPPKNAARMLALALAESAQQASAQSHKRPGDAHAESTNYGEAEAGTALEKLHLSAGAPDKLHLFTALPENRLHFQPGAPLEQDCQAGEQNHPPGAPGGQEAPPVHTAVPGDTPGSRDVEQEQCSFHPGRVGDKEPLAALAGDWEHAALHGPGPLPEQELPGTEAAAEQPQLRLGPAGDKLHAPCTAEDKLQSPSVGPAGDRGAPAAVPYLSTLPSTAAEPRAPPGAAPQADGTVPRTGTAPAQRQEHQAAVGQVPAAKAPSGSGQMWSTAAPEKPPESTPGFVSESSSSARGPSSMPTGHQSHLEKPRESMRAPPLHLRSESVPAPSSYSFTPPVPPVRTLESKIAAAMHSNNTDTINNSNYHSFLASSMLASSVEEALLPPPPPPPPKHSSLQPVYVPHPKPESLPEPLGPDSYPHAKHQYRPESVPAHGYHSKAEQHQPYPPRPEPPVTAGARYGSYGTQGKGSAAGLHPKPRGRTDFVSSVSPTGLRGPGYAEEAPPYPTIRRVQSLHVPSPAAAIRSVPISRTEVPPDDEPMYCPRPLYQYKPYQPHSDYHVTQLQPYFENGRVHYRYSPYSSSSGSPYYAAADGSFYDLDPYSTVRVRPFHGLPSREFGPYTSRLQGKGLYRYPSLAAYPRAGLINHLGKEHSFVSRDVPPAPDIKHMYMSWDLEDMEKYRMQSIRRESRTRQKVKGPLMSQYDNVAPLLQDELGGLDAIHLRSKSDPGKSGLLTVAEGKEGRYPAKAATPEGDERYYGQHTEPELDRAHYHGGGYGNGQPEKPSLPQKQSSIRNRKMHEPGGGSSEHRTHLQQEANHRQPSEPKNGPPYPEYRPKGGPEPSEPMGYQHSGSKYIPASQETLRLNHKEGRLAEDRPDLERPRGRASMEKHSRDCYKEEEHAAPPVAPPPKPERSHSLRMREHPEPMERDSALLYPYQTLGKRQSTMTVVSQYDNLEDYHTLPQHQRGGYAGAGGFMPPGFPHVHSRTYATALGQGAFLPTELCLQRPETEVHVE